A stretch of DNA from bacterium:
GACATCGCCCCCGACCGCTGCTACCGTAGCCGCCCCCATCCGGAGGTGGAGATGTCCCGGCGCCTCGCCCGCCTGCTGCTCGCAGCCGTCTTGGCCGTCGTCATCGGCGCCGATGACGTCGTGCCGCCGGCGCGCGCCCAGGCCGTTCCGGATCCATCCCCCGTCTGGCCGCTGGACCTGCCGACCCGCCACCTGACCTCGAACTTCATGGAACACCGCCTCGGCCGCTTCCACGCCGGGATCGACCTCAAGACCGGCGGCCGCTGCGGGTTGCCGGTCCGGGCCGCCGAGGACGGCTGGATCAGCCGGCTGCGCGTGGCGCCCTTCGGCTACGGCTGGGTCGTCTACCTGCGCGGCGATTCGGGCCGGACCTACGTCTACGCCCACCTGGAGCGCCTCGCGGACCCCTGGCGGGAACTGGTGCGCGCGGACCTGCGCCGGCGCGGCGCCTCCGAAGCCGACCTCGTCCTGACGCCAGGCGCCCACCGCGTGCGGCGCGGCGAGGTCCTGGCCCTGTCCGGACAGAGCGGCACCCTCGGGCCGCACCTGCACTTCGAGGTGCGCGACGCGGCCAACCTGCCCCTGGACCCGCTGGCGTGGGGCTTCGCGCCGCCCGACACGATCTCGCCGGAGATCCTGGCCGTGCGCTGCCTGCCGGCGGCGCCGGGCGTGCGGGTCGCCGGGTCGGCCGGCGCCCGGCTGTTCGAGACGGGTGCGCCGCTCGCCGGGACCCTGCCGCCGCTGACGGTGGACGGTCCCGTCGCTTTCACGGCCCGCGTGAACGAAACGGCCGACGCCGCGGGCCACCGGCTCGAGCCGTGGCGCCTGACGGTGACCCTCGACGACTCGCTGGTCCTCGAGGCGCGCAACGACGTCTTCGACCTGACGACCCAGGCCTACATGCGTCTGGAATGGCTGCAACTCCCGGGCGGTCGCGAGCGCTGGCTGATGCGCCGCGAGGGCAACCGCCTCGACGGCCGCCGCGGCGGGGAGTGGTCGCGCGACCCGACGGTCCTGCTTCCCGGCGACCACGTCGTGCGCCTGCGCGTCGAGGACCGCGCGGGCAACGCCGGCGAGGTCGCCTGGCGGTTGACGGTGGTCGCCCCGGGAGGCGAGGCGCCGACGGGGGGGGGCTGGCGTCCCTCGCCCGTGGAATCGGCGGGCGAGGCCCCCGGCAGCCGTTTGACCCCGTTCTGCGCGAGCGGGCCGGCGGGCGAAACCGCCGTGTCGCCTGGCCCTTACGCCGCCGTGCCCGACCGGCTGACCCTGGCGGAGGTCCGCCGCGCCCTGCGGTCCCAGGGCCTGGTCCACCTCGGCTGGGCGCTCGACATGCGCAGCCCGGACTGGTGCCGCAGCGAGTCGGTGACGCTGCCCCTCGCGGCCGGTCGGCTCGACACGCTGCCCGACGGGGTGGGGCTC
This window harbors:
- a CDS encoding M23 family metallopeptidase codes for the protein MSRRLARLLLAAVLAVVIGADDVVPPARAQAVPDPSPVWPLDLPTRHLTSNFMEHRLGRFHAGIDLKTGGRCGLPVRAAEDGWISRLRVAPFGYGWVVYLRGDSGRTYVYAHLERLADPWRELVRADLRRRGASEADLVLTPGAHRVRRGEVLALSGQSGTLGPHLHFEVRDAANLPLDPLAWGFAPPDTISPEILAVRCLPAAPGVRVAGSAGARLFETGAPLAGTLPPLTVDGPVAFTARVNETADAAGHRLEPWRLTVTLDDSLVLEARNDVFDLTTQAYMRLEWLQLPGGRERWLMRREGNRLDGRRGGEWSRDPTVLLPGDHVVRLRVEDRAGNAGEVAWRLTVVAPGGEAPTGGGWRPSPVESAGEAPGSRLTPFCASGPAGETAVSPGPYAAVPDRLTLAEVRRALRSQGLVHLGWALDMRSPDWCRSESVTLPLAAGRLDTLPDGVGLYIDRGDETWGRVGSPQRAGALWTVGIAGPGRYALFADRTPPYLGPGPAEGVVGPGPAAVDPAVTPPRWEVLALPLDDRGSGIDPATVSVDLDGAALTPEPDPLRDRLLVELPDDLAAGPHRLAVAARDRAGLAVERVYRLELRP